The following coding sequences lie in one Desulfolucanica intricata genomic window:
- the glmM gene encoding phosphoglucosamine mutase, with the protein MGLLFGTDGVRGIANRELTPELAFKLGRAGAYILCNEGGNNKIVIGKDTRISGDMLEAALVAGICSVGVNVLKVGVMPTPAIAFLTRSLGAAAGVVISASHNPVEDNGIKFFGASGFKLPDVVESDIEEMVLGSFQDIPVPVGINVGRTYEVKDAVERYISFLKETVDVDLTGLKIVVDCANGAAYKVAPRILMDLGAEVVPIFNYPDGVNINKGCGSTHPEFLQRTVVEEGADLGFAHDGDADRVLAVDHEGNLIDGDQIMVACAKFMKESSKLTQNTVVVTVMSNLGLHLALQDADIKTVQTKVGDRYVLEELLRTGARFGGEQSGHIIFLDYNTTGDGIVTALQLLQVMKKTGRSLKDLAGQMDRLPQILENARVTDKIKIMNSPEIKKAIQKHEAELAGQGRILVRPSGTEPLVRVMVEGRDINKLRDITTQLIKLIEEHN; encoded by the coding sequence TTGGGATTACTATTTGGGACTGACGGGGTACGTGGTATAGCCAACAGGGAGTTAACTCCTGAATTGGCCTTTAAACTAGGCCGGGCCGGTGCTTATATATTATGTAATGAGGGCGGCAATAACAAAATAGTTATCGGGAAGGATACCCGTATCTCCGGGGATATGTTAGAAGCAGCCTTGGTAGCCGGGATTTGCTCCGTAGGAGTTAATGTTTTAAAAGTCGGAGTTATGCCAACGCCGGCCATAGCGTTTTTAACCCGCTCCTTAGGTGCGGCAGCAGGAGTTGTTATTTCGGCATCACATAACCCGGTTGAAGATAACGGGATAAAGTTTTTTGGAGCCAGTGGGTTTAAATTGCCGGATGTAGTGGAAAGTGATATAGAGGAAATGGTTCTCGGTTCTTTTCAGGATATACCGGTTCCTGTTGGTATTAATGTAGGGCGGACCTATGAGGTAAAGGATGCGGTAGAAAGGTATATAAGCTTTCTTAAAGAAACCGTTGATGTTGATTTAACCGGTTTAAAAATTGTTGTTGACTGTGCTAACGGTGCTGCTTACAAGGTAGCTCCCCGAATTTTGATGGATCTGGGAGCTGAAGTTGTACCAATCTTTAATTATCCGGACGGGGTAAATATAAATAAGGGGTGTGGTTCTACTCATCCGGAATTTTTACAGAGAACAGTAGTTGAGGAGGGTGCCGATCTGGGCTTTGCTCATGATGGGGATGCCGATAGGGTTCTCGCTGTTGATCATGAGGGAAATTTAATTGATGGAGACCAGATAATGGTAGCCTGTGCAAAATTCATGAAAGAAAGCAGTAAGCTAACACAAAATACCGTTGTGGTTACCGTAATGAGTAATCTTGGTTTACATTTAGCTTTACAGGATGCAGATATTAAGACCGTTCAAACTAAGGTCGGGGATCGTTATGTGTTGGAAGAACTTCTTAGGACCGGTGCCCGTTTCGGGGGAGAGCAGTCCGGCCATATAATCTTCCTGGACTATAACACCACCGGAGACGGTATAGTTACAGCCTTACAGCTGCTGCAGGTAATGAAAAAGACCGGAAGGAGTCTTAAGGATTTAGCCGGGCAAATGGATCGCCTGCCACAAATTCTGGAAAACGCCCGGGTTACTGATAAAATAAAAATAATGAACAGCCCTGAAATAAAGAAGGCTATACAAAAACATGAAGCTGAGTTAGCCGGTCAGGGCAGGATCCTGGTGAGACCTTCAGGTACCGAGCCCCTGGTAAGGGTTATGGTGGAAGGACGCGACATTAATAAACTGCGGGATATTACTACTCAGCTAATTAAATTAATTGAGGAACATAATTAA
- the cdaA gene encoding diadenylate cyclase CdaA, giving the protein MNLQWLPKIDFPTTINFNITTVIDLLIVAFVMYRVFLLIKGTRAVQLIKGLIVILVGTVVSDWLHLYTFNWILRQAMTALVVALPIVFQPELRRALEKLGGGKFFAGSVFMLEEEEKNTMVIEVVRATQMLAKNSIGALIVMERGTGLEEYIDTGTKIDGKISAELLVNIFIPKTPLHDGAVVVRGDRILAAGCVLPLDESPHVSKALGTRHRAGLGITAQSDSVAVIVSEETGVVSLAVEGVLTRYLDEASLTEHLNNVLGTKTTIGLSSLWRWR; this is encoded by the coding sequence TTGAATCTGCAGTGGTTACCTAAAATAGACTTCCCAACGACAATTAACTTTAATATTACTACAGTAATTGATCTATTAATTGTAGCCTTTGTTATGTACAGGGTTTTCCTGTTAATTAAAGGAACCCGGGCCGTGCAGTTGATTAAGGGTCTAATAGTAATTTTGGTGGGGACTGTCGTTAGTGATTGGTTACACCTCTATACTTTTAATTGGATTTTACGTCAGGCTATGACAGCTCTTGTAGTTGCTCTGCCGATTGTTTTTCAGCCTGAGCTGCGCAGAGCGCTGGAAAAATTGGGCGGAGGAAAATTTTTTGCCGGATCCGTCTTTATGCTTGAGGAAGAAGAAAAGAATACTATGGTCATCGAAGTGGTGAGGGCAACTCAAATGCTGGCAAAAAACAGTATTGGTGCACTAATAGTAATGGAACGGGGAACCGGATTAGAGGAATATATTGATACCGGCACTAAAATAGACGGCAAAATTTCCGCAGAGTTGCTGGTAAACATATTTATTCCAAAAACTCCGCTACATGACGGTGCCGTGGTGGTACGGGGAGATCGCATCTTGGCGGCAGGCTGTGTTTTGCCGCTGGATGAAAGCCCTCATGTCAGCAAGGCGTTGGGAACCAGGCACCGGGCCGGCTTAGGGATTACCGCGCAGTCAGATTCTGTGGCAGTTATTGTTTCGGAGGAAACAGGAGTTGTTTCCCTTGCTGTGGAGGGTGTGCTTACCCGGTATCTTGACGAAGCCAGTCTGACTGAGCACCTGAATAACGTCCTGGGAACTAAGACAACCATTGGTTTATCATCACTCTGGCGGTGGAGATAA
- the cimA gene encoding citramalate synthase → MPTVEIYDTTLRDGAQGEGISFSVEDKVKIALRLDKLGVHYIEGGWPGSNPKDSAFFKRIQDFELKNAKITAFGSTRKAYINASEDNNLKAILDSGVKVACIFGKSWDFQVINALEIALEENLNMIRESVSYLKDQGLDVIYDAEHFFDGYKANPEYALQAIQAAEAGGAIRIVLCDTNGGTMPWEIHDIITRVKNSVSIPLGIHCHNDSEVAVANSIVAVRAGVTQVQGTINGYGERCGNANLCSVIPNLEIKSGIKSLPEGNLVQLTEVSHFVSEVANMHPHAGQPYVGSSAFAHKGGIHVSAIMKNSKTYEHILPETVGNKRRVLVSEQSGMSNLLYKYKELNLDLNQQTDETKQLLREIKELEQQGYQFEGAEGSFELLLRRAFSDYKEPFKLQCLRVMMEMKENEQVSSEATIKLQVGDQIMHTAAEGNGPVNALDNALRKALEAFYPSIKSMQLNDYKVRVLNEKEGTEAVVRVLIETGDGKNSWGTIGVSTNIFEASWQALVDSLAYGLLKQKEE, encoded by the coding sequence ATGCCAACGGTAGAAATTTATGATACTACTTTGCGGGATGGTGCCCAGGGGGAGGGCATATCCTTTTCAGTAGAAGATAAAGTAAAAATTGCCCTTCGGTTGGATAAGTTGGGGGTGCATTACATTGAGGGAGGCTGGCCGGGCTCTAATCCTAAAGATTCAGCCTTCTTTAAGCGTATTCAGGATTTTGAGCTAAAAAATGCAAAAATTACGGCCTTTGGCAGTACCAGAAAAGCTTATATAAATGCTTCAGAGGATAACAATTTAAAGGCCATCTTGGATTCCGGTGTTAAGGTAGCCTGTATTTTTGGTAAGTCATGGGATTTTCAGGTTATCAATGCTTTGGAAATTGCACTGGAAGAAAACTTGAACATGATTCGGGAGTCGGTATCCTATTTAAAGGACCAGGGGCTGGATGTCATTTACGATGCTGAGCATTTCTTTGACGGCTATAAGGCTAACCCGGAATATGCGCTTCAAGCAATTCAGGCTGCTGAGGCCGGCGGGGCTATCCGTATCGTGTTGTGTGACACCAACGGAGGCACTATGCCCTGGGAAATACATGACATAATAACCCGGGTAAAAAACAGTGTTTCGATCCCGCTGGGAATTCACTGTCATAATGATAGTGAGGTTGCTGTGGCCAACTCTATAGTTGCGGTACGGGCCGGGGTTACACAGGTGCAGGGCACCATTAACGGCTACGGAGAGCGCTGTGGTAATGCCAACCTTTGTTCAGTTATTCCAAATTTAGAAATAAAAAGTGGGATAAAGTCCCTACCGGAGGGTAACCTGGTCCAACTTACCGAAGTATCGCACTTTGTAAGCGAGGTTGCGAATATGCATCCTCATGCCGGGCAGCCGTACGTAGGCAGCAGTGCCTTTGCCCATAAGGGTGGCATTCATGTTAGTGCAATTATGAAAAATTCTAAGACATATGAACATATTTTGCCGGAAACTGTTGGTAACAAGCGAAGGGTTTTGGTCTCTGAGCAATCCGGTATGTCTAACCTGCTCTATAAATATAAGGAGTTAAACCTGGATTTGAATCAGCAAACCGATGAAACAAAACAACTGCTGCGGGAAATTAAAGAGTTGGAGCAGCAGGGCTATCAGTTTGAGGGTGCGGAAGGTTCCTTTGAGCTTCTATTAAGACGGGCCTTCAGTGACTACAAAGAACCATTTAAATTACAATGTTTACGTGTAATGATGGAAATGAAAGAAAACGAGCAGGTTAGTTCCGAAGCTACGATTAAACTCCAGGTCGGGGATCAAATTATGCACACTGCAGCAGAAGGCAACGGGCCGGTTAATGCACTGGACAATGCCCTGCGTAAGGCACTGGAAGCCTTTTATCCCTCTATAAAATCAATGCAGCTTAACGACTATAAGGTAAGGGTACTTAATGAAAAAGAGGGGACTGAAGCTGTGGTAAGGGTATTGATTGAGACCGGAGACGGTAAAAACTCCTGGGGAACAATCGGAGTTTCAACAAACATTTTTGAGGCTAGCTGGCAGGCATTGGTTGACAGTCTGGCATACGGATTATTAAAGCAAAAAGAAGAGTAA
- the leuB gene encoding 3-isopropylmalate dehydrogenase gives MYNIAVLPGDGIGPEIVEEAIKVLKAVGKRFGYEFNFTEALVGGAAYDAVGHPLPQETLDLCFNSDAVLLGAVGGDKWDNLPSHLRPEVGALLPLRKKLGLFANLRPAVIFPALVNASTLKPEVVEGLDIMVVRELTGGLYFGEKKKEEIPGGYRVVDTLVYTTEEIVRVARLAFDLAGKRRKKVTLVDKANVLESSRYWREVVTELAGEYPDIELDCLYVDNAAMQLVKNPKQFDVLLTENMFGDILSDQASQLTGSLGMLASASLGGKIGLYEPSHGSAPKYAGLKRANPIATIMSGAMLLRYSLNLENGARAIEEAITEVLNKYRTKDIMEEGKQLVSTDEMGDRIAGQILAG, from the coding sequence GCTGTTGGAAAACGTTTTGGATACGAGTTTAATTTTACCGAAGCTCTGGTGGGGGGAGCAGCCTATGATGCTGTTGGTCACCCGCTGCCGCAGGAAACTCTGGACCTGTGTTTTAACAGTGATGCTGTGCTTTTAGGTGCGGTAGGCGGCGATAAATGGGACAATTTGCCGTCTCACTTAAGGCCGGAGGTAGGAGCACTTTTACCTCTGCGCAAAAAACTGGGGTTGTTTGCCAATTTGCGCCCGGCAGTAATATTCCCCGCCCTTGTTAATGCCTCTACTCTAAAGCCGGAAGTCGTTGAAGGTTTGGATATCATGGTAGTTCGTGAATTGACCGGCGGCCTTTACTTCGGTGAGAAGAAGAAGGAAGAGATTCCAGGCGGTTATCGCGTTGTGGATACCCTGGTTTATACTACAGAAGAAATTGTTCGCGTTGCTCGTTTGGCCTTTGACCTGGCAGGAAAAAGGCGTAAAAAAGTTACGCTGGTAGATAAGGCAAATGTACTGGAGAGTTCACGTTACTGGAGAGAAGTAGTTACCGAACTGGCCGGAGAGTATCCTGATATTGAGCTTGACTGCCTGTATGTTGATAATGCGGCTATGCAATTGGTGAAAAATCCTAAGCAATTTGATGTATTATTAACAGAGAATATGTTTGGTGATATATTAAGTGATCAGGCTTCTCAACTTACCGGCTCCCTGGGCATGTTGGCTTCAGCAAGTCTGGGTGGAAAGATCGGATTATATGAACCCAGCCACGGATCAGCACCAAAATATGCAGGATTAAAAAGAGCTAATCCTATAGCTACGATTATGTCCGGAGCAATGCTCCTGCGTTATTCACTGAATTTGGAAAATGGGGCACGTGCAATTGAAGAGGCAATAACTGAGGTTTTAAATAAATATCGCACCAAAGATATTATGGAAGAAGGCAAGCAGTTGGTAAGTACGGACGAAATGGGTGACCGTATAGCCGGGCAGATTTTAGCAGGTTAA